A single genomic interval of Ovis aries strain OAR_USU_Benz2616 breed Rambouillet chromosome 9, ARS-UI_Ramb_v3.0, whole genome shotgun sequence harbors:
- the LOC114116413 gene encoding serine/threonine-protein kinase MARK2-like has product MAISTNKIARLKHYEILETIGEGHFAKVKLAWHALTKGLVAIKVIQKANQSLSSVKEQFREADSLRTVNHPNIVKLLEVIDTEETLFIVMEYVSGGDLQTYLEAKGRMTEGEARGLFCQLVSALQHCHQRGVVHRDLKLGNLLLDTNNNIKISDFGLSNQWHPGNELDTFCGSPAFMAPELFLGMPYTGPEVDVWSLGVILYTMVTGSLPFGGQDFWELRQRVLSGQYHVPKYLSTNIIDLLERMLTLKPTDRGTLDDVGQHAWVNMGQEEPLPPACGEHPGVTVEMILGWCRDLIQGLDTSSISNMNEPKMRVRTIKVRPAVSSDLTSQEHTSPASPEESILIPAWLWETTEQQENQESREKTREPATPPLCPGARTVSPSPAPSTRNTHGERSARAANHAGDCHATCGTRLPCRTCGRHDSSHTCDTSLTSDARGACHTISTCDSCGTRGTSLTRDACSNRDTRHTWDHSLTHDTCSTPDTSLTCDAPSTRNTSLTCVAPSTWDPTGACNVHDTLGNRDTCDTSATSDSCLTPGTRGTHDTGGTHGTCDTLNTSGTHDNNGKVAEGTHCLPDVPDTGSSTLVGQPESTSPVTPSGLTQKKKGVAGRIWKCLSRYLCCGLPSKRANNKVIPETANE; this is encoded by the coding sequence ATGGCCATCTCCACTAACAAGATTGCTCGTCTAAAGCATTATGAGATCCTTGAAACAATTGGTGAAGGCCACTTCGCCAAAGTGAAGTTGGCCTGGCATGCTCTGACCAAGGGACTGGTAGCCATCAAGGTCATCCAAAAGGCAAATCAGAGCCTCTCCAGTGTCAAGGAGCAGTTTCGAGAGGCTGACAGCCTGAGAACTGTAAACCACCCGAATATTGTTAAGCTACTGGAAGTGATCGACACTGAGGAGACTCTGTTTATCGTAATGGAGTACGTCAGTGGGGGAGACTTGCAAACCTACTTGGAGGCCAAAGGCCGCATGACGGAGGGGGAAGCCCGAGGCCTGTTCTGCCAGCTGGTCTCGGCTCTGCAGCACTGCCACCAGCGGGGTGTGGTGCACCGGGATTTGAAGCTGGGCAACCTCCTCCTTGACaccaacaacaacataaaaatcTCGGACTTCGGCCTTAGCAACCAGTGGCACCCAGGAAATGAGCTCGATACTTTCTGCGGCAGCCCCGCGTTCATGGCCCCAGAACTCTTCCTGGGGATGCCTTACACAGGCCCAGAGGTGGATGTGTGGAGCCTCGGTGTCATCCTGTACACCATGGTAACTGGATCCCTCCCCTTCGGGGGACAAGACTTCTGGGAGCTGCGGCAGCGTGTGCTTAGTGGGCAGTACCATGTGCCCAAATATCTATCCACCAACATTATAGACTTACTAGAAAGAATGCTAACGCTCAAGCCTACCGACAGAGGCACTTTAGATGACGTTGGGCAGCACGCATGGGTGAACATGGGCCAGGAGGAGCCCCTCCCGCCAGCCTGTGGTGAGCACCCTGGGGTGACAGTGGAGATGATACTGGGCTGGTGCAGGGACCTAATCCAGGGCTTAGACACAAGCAGCATCAGTAACATGAATGAACCCAAGATGAGGGTCCGCACCATCAAGGTGAGGCCGGCCGTCTCCTCCGACCTCACCAGCCAAGAACATACGTCTCCCGCCAGCCCTGAGGAGTCCATCCTTATTCCCGCCTGGCTTTGGGAGACCACTGAGCAGCAGGAGAACCAGGAGTCAAGAGAGAAGACCAGAGAGCCTGCCACTCCCCCACTCTGCCCGGGGGCGAGGACCgtcagccccagcccagccccctccaCCCGCAACACCCATGGTGAGAGGAGCGCCCGAGCCGCCAATCACGCAGGTGACTGCCACGCCACGTGCgggaccaggctcccctgccgcACCTGTGGCAGGCATGACAGCAGCCACACCTGTGACACCAGCCTCACCAGTGACGCCAGGGGCGCCTGCCACACCATCAGCACCTGCGACAGCTGCGGTACCAGAGGAACCAGCCTCACCCGTGACGCCTGCAGCAACCGGGACACCAGGCACACCTGGGATCACAGCCTCACCCATGATACCTGCAGCACCCCGGACACCAGCCTCACCTGTGACGCCCCAAGCACCCGGAACACCAGCCTCACCTGTGTCGCCCCAAGCACCTGGGACCCTACTGGGGCCTGCAACGTACATGACACCCTTGGCAACCGTGATACCTGTGACACCAGTGCCACCAGTGACAGCTGCCTCACCCCTGGCACCAGGGGCACCCACGACACAGGTGGCACTCATGGCACCTGTGACACCCTCAACACCAGTGGCACCCATGACAACAATGGCAAAGTCGCTGAAGGAACCCACTGCCTCCCGGATGTGCCTGATACAGGAAGCTCCACCCTTGTTGGGCAGCCCGAGAGTACGTCCCCAGTCACTCCCTCTGGCCTCACCCAGAAAAAGAAGGGGGTGGCTGGGAGAATATGGAAATGTCTCTCCAGATATCTCTGCTGTGGGCTGCCCAGCAAGAGGGCTAATAATAAAGTGATACCAGAAACAGCCAATGAATGA